DNA sequence from the Hyalangium minutum genome:
GGCGCGGAGGGCGCCCTCGCACCTTGCGTGGCTTGCTCTCGTCGGAAGGCATGGGCGTGAGCATAGGCTGACGCCGCGGAGCGTGAAGACCCGAGTATTAAGATGGGCCGCATGGACGCACGGAACTCGTGCCACGAGGCCATCCCTGCGGCTCGAGAGAGAAGCGGCGGCAACGCTCCGCAGCGAGCGCCAGCCCGGTCACCAGCGCGATGAGCACGAGGAGGCCGAGGAAGCTGGGCATGGCGCTCCGCCATTCTTGGGAGAGAGGTCTCTGCGCGGACGGCTCACACCGAGGTCGGAGCCTCGCCGCGCTTGGGCTCGACGTCCGCCGAGGCCACGCTCGTGGCGGCTGTCTCCTGGTCCGCCGTCACCAGTGGCACATCGACGAGGTGCTCGGAGACGAACCAGACCTGCATCTCGTTCACTCTCACCACCTCGCTCACCAGGAGGTCGTTCGTCCCTTCATCCCCCAGCTCCGAGGCACGGCGCGCCGCCTCGCGGGACTGGCGGAGGATGTACTCATGGGCCTCGAGCAGCCGGGAGAGCTGCACCGCCGGCTCCTCCACGTCCCGCGGCGGGCGCTCGATCTTGCTCAGCTCCGCGACATCGTGCGGCATTCCCAGGCTGACACCGCCGAGGAGCTGGATGCGCTCGGCCAGCGCATCCACCAGCTCCGCCTGCTCCTCGTAGTGCTTATCGAAGAGCAGGTGCAGTTGATAGAAGGTCGCGCCCGACGTCTGCCAGTGGTGCTTCTTGTACATGTCCCTCAGGACAATGGTGTCCACGAGCACCTGGTTGAGCCGGGCCACGCTGTCTGCCTTGGCCTCCTCGCTCAGGCCGAGGGGGAGCTTGCGGAGTGTCCCAGCTCGCTGGAGGACCTTGCCGCGTTGCCTCAGAATGGGGGACGCCTGGTCTCCATCCGTGCTCTTCCAGCCTGCGCCCTTTCGTCCCTGTCCCTGTACGCTCGCCATCATGTCCTCCTGGTGGAACGGCGGAATGCCTGACAACGTGCCGCCGGCTCTCTCAACGCTGGGATGGGGCTGACGGGGCCGCAAGCTCGGCCATCGCGAATGCGCGCCCGTTCGACGAGGGAGGAAGGAGGGCCTGCACGGCGGCTTCTCCTCAGATGACTGGAGTCACCACGCCGAGACGCCAGTCACCAGAGGGGCTGCGGCTCGCCGCGCTTCGGTTCCAGGCCGGGCTTTCCAACCTCTTGAGATCACAAGGACTCCGCGGCGGGCCCTGCTTCCTTCCGCGCTGGCACGCCAGCCGCATTGAGAAGGGCTCAAGTCGTTGCGCACGGTCTCGCGCTCCACCTCTTCGATGACAGGAGTCACCCCATGAAAGGCCTCAAGCTCGGCGGATTCAAGGCACCGTCCTCCCTCCCCGGAATCAAGACGGACATGCCGCGGGCGCCGTCGCCCACGAGCCCGAAGCCTTCCTCTTCCTCCCAGCCGAAGCAGTTCAAGGACGGGTTTGACGCTGCGGGTGCCAAGCCCCCGCAGCAGCCGGGCAAGAACGTCACCTCGTCGTTCGGCTCCAACCCGCTGGGCCACGCGGGCCAGAACACCCTGAACTCCTACAACATGTTCCCGGGAGGCGCGCCGCAGGGTGTGGCGCTCCCCAACGCCAACAAGCCCTTCGTTCACGCCAACGACTCCGTGGTGACGCTGAACGCCCATCAGCACCAGGGCAACACGAACCTGTCCGTCACCGGAGCCGGAAATCAGGGCATCCCGTCGCACTACATGCACTACCTGTCGACGGGCGAGGGCAAGTTCGCGGGCATCCAGGGCGTGCCGCTCCACCCGCGTCCGGATCAGCCGCAGATGGTGGTGACGGGGGCCCTCAACGGCTGCGCCGTCCACGCCCTGCACGATCCAAAGAACAACACGCTGTCCTTCCTCCACCACGCGGACTACTCGAAGAATGGCGCGAACGAGCTGAAGGACTTCCTCTCCAAACCGGACAATAAGCACATGCTCCCCGTGGGGAGCTTCACGCCCAGCGAGTACTCGCATCCCACGGGCAAGCACGGCGTCCCGACCGGCGCCACGCCCTTCATCCACTACACCCAGCCCTCCGGCAATCGCCCGGGCCAGTGGACGATCGCCGGTCAGCTCAACACCTTCAAGAACGGTGGCACCCCCGGTGGCCGCCCCGAGCTCATGCGGCCCACGGACCTGAAGGTGCCCTTCGTGCAGACGATCCCCGTGACGCCGTAGCCAACCGCTCGAGTCCATCGGGGCGGCTGCACAACCGTCCACACTCTCCCAGCGCGCCTCTTGCCCTCGGCGGGCCCAACTGTAGGGTCGCCGGAGGATCGACGACCTCTGGTACAAGAACGCCATCGTCTATTGCCTGGACGTCAAGACGTTTCCCGCTTCTTGGCCTCCTCGATCTGCTTCGCAATCCAGTCGCGGTAGCTGGAGGTGCTGGTGAACCAAGACTCCGTGGCACCTTGACTGACGTACCCGCCGTTGATGCCCACGAGATACCGCGTGCCCTTCTCCTCCAGGAAGCAAGGCCCTCCGCTGTCGCCTCGATGAGTGTGCGCGCCCGGGAACCGGAACCGGATCTCCCGGCCCTTGCGATCGTTCGACAGGCGGAGCTCCGCCACCACGTTGCTTCCGAAACGGCGAATGCCTTTCAGCGCGGGTTCGTCCGCCACGGCCCCATAGCCAACGACGGTGACTTCATCGTTCAGGAGAACCTCCGCCTCCCGCAGCTTGTTGTCCCAAGACGTGTTGGCGAGTTCCTTCTCCAGGTAGATGACCGCCAGATCCGCAACCTTGCTCTTGACGAAGAGCCTGCCACCCGCCACGTCCAACTCGGACCTGAACCCTTCGTGGACGACCACTGTCCCTCCGGTCCTGTCAACCCAAGGTTCCACCCCCTCCCGCGACCGGTACAAGACGCTCTCTACCACTACGTTCTTCTTGCAGGCTGTCTTGTCCATGCTCCGAACGCTGGGGCCACTCGGCCAACAAAAGCAGTGTGCTGCGGTGAGGACGAGGCGCCGCGCGATGAGCACACCGCTGCACAGGCCTGATCCGATCTCGATCTGGACCGCAGACCGGAAGCGATTCTCGGCATCCTCTATCCCACCGGAGAGCCCGAACTCATCACGAGAGGGAGAAACCAGACCCAGCCCAAGAGGACCGTCTGCAGCCATACCCGTTGCGGCTTCTCCCGAGACGCACCCACCCGCGAGCGAGAGGAAGAGCATCAAGCCCAGCGTGGCTTCCCGTCTCGCATACCGTCGCGACATCTGCGCTTACTCCTTCTTCTTGGAGTTGCCGGATGGAGTCCCGCTTCTCCCCGCCGCACGGCGCATCTCCGCAGCCAGCCAGCCGCGAAACACGTACGTGCTTGTGAAGGACGGTTGCTCATCCGAGTCCACGCTCGCAATCCCCACGAGCGCACGTGCAGTCCCCTTCTCCCGAAAGCAGGGCCCTCCCATATAACCGTTGTAGAGCAACGCCCCCTGCTGTTCGTACAGGATCCTTCCCTCCAGGGAGACGCTCTGGACCTGGACACGCCGGGAGTAGCGGACGCGCATGAAACCACCGATTGCCTGGGGGGTGTTCCGGACATGCCCCGCCATGACCAGGGCCTCGTTGCTCTGGACTTCCGCATCCGCCAACGGAACGCCTGAGTGCCCGGCCGCGACAGGCGTGTCCAGCACGATGGCCGCGAGATCCGCCTTGCTCGAAACAACGGCTCCCCGCGCATCGAGGCGAAGTTCCAGGTCCGGATGGGGACGAACCTCCCCTTGGTAGAGCTGAAACTTCACCTGCGTTGCCGTCTCCTTGTATTGCTTGTCCAAAACCTCCCCGTAGATCGCTGTTGCCACGCCGACACGTTTCGCACAGGCAGAACTGTCGATGAGCGTCTTCTCGATGGTGCCTGGTGTCTCAACTGAATGCGGCGAGCAAACACAGCTCCCGGCGGTCAGCACCAAGTGAGGGCTCACGAGCACACCGCTGCACTCCACCGAGTCCAGCGGGTTCCCCTTCGCGATCATCACGGTGGCGACGTAGCGGTTCCGGTCGTCCATCTCTCCGGCGTACGGGTCCATGTCGCGTTCGAGGACGCCAGTCTCGCGGAGCTGCTCGGTGGCGTCAGGAAGTCCCTCCTCCACCATGAGTTGCTCAGGAAGACTGTCTTCGGAGGCCGGCTCCTCTGTCTTGCTCTTGCAACCGGCCGCTCCAAGCCCCAGCGCCGCCATGACGGCGAAGAACAGCGTATAGGCTGCACGCGACATTCGGGGCTGGGGCATCAGGCCTCTTCCGGGGCTCGGGTGGAGCAAGCCCCTCGGCTACAGCAACAACGGCGCCCCGCCCGAACACTCCAAGCGGGGCCACTCGGCAAGTCAGTCTTCCTTGCCGAGCATCCCGTCCTTCAGGTCATCGTCCACGGGCTTGGCGCCGAGCCACACCCCGAAGAGCGCGTCCGCGAAGTCCTTGCCCTCCAGCGTGAGCGCCTCTCCCGCCTTGCTCTGCACCTGCGTGCCCTTGCCCGGCACATAGGTGATCGTCAAGTCGTCGCCCTTCTTCAGATCCGGCACCGCGCCCTTGAGCTTCTCCAGCCGGTCCTTCAGCGCCGGCAGCGCCGCCTTGCTGTTCTTCTCGATGCCGTCCGCGATGGCGTCCGTGATCTTCGCCTTCTCCAGATCGCGCAACATCACCATGCGCACGCGCTTGGTCTGATCCGAGCTGATCACCTGCGCCGCGTCCTGGCTCACCGTCTCCACGTAGAGCGCCGCCGCGTACACCTTGAAGATGGCCTTGGTGCGCAGCCCCGCTCCGTTCAGCTTCAGCTCCTTGCCCTCCACGGAGACCGTGTCGGGGAACTTCACCCCCGCCACTTCCTTCTCCTTGGCCAGGGCCGGCAGTGCGAGGGTCAGGGACAATACCAGGGCGGACAGCGTCGCTTTCATGGACTTCCTCCCGTCAGTGTGGAGCTACGACGCCAGCCTAGCCGTGTTTCTTCACGAACTGCTCCATGAAGGCCACCAGTGTCTTCACGTTGTCCACTGTCACCGCGTTGTACATGGACACGCGGATGCCTCCCACGCTGCGGTACCCCTTGAGCCCCACCATCCCCGCCTTCTTCGCCTCGGCCACGAACGTCTCATCCAGCGCCTCGGTCGGCAGCCGAAACACCCCGTTCATGTACGAGCGCGACCCCTTCTCCACCGGCGCCCGGAAGAAGTCCGCGTGGCGATCGATCATCCCGTACAGCAGCTCGCCCTTCTCCCGGTTCCAGCGCTCCAGCTGCGGCAGCCCGCCCACGCTCTTGATCCACGCCAGCACGTTGCGGCACAGGTAGATCGAGAACGTCGGCGGCGTGTTGTACAGCGAGTTGTTCTCCGCGTACGTGCTGTAGCGGAAGATCTTCGGGATGTTCGTGCTCCCCTTCGCCATGAAGCCCTTGTCGATGATCACCAGCACGATTCCCGAGGGCCCCACGTTCTTCTGCGCCCCCGCGTAGATCATCGCGAACTTGCTCACGTCGATCGGCTTCCACAGCAGATCCGAGCTCATGTCCGCGATCAGCGGCACGCTCCCCACCTCCGGGAACGTGTGCCACTGCGTCCCGTAGATGGTGTTGTTGCTCGTCATGTGGACGTAGGCCGCGGCCGGATCCAGCTGCATCTCCTCCTGCTTCGGGACGCGCGTGTACCGTTTGTCCGCGTTGATCGTCGTCGCGGCGATGCGCGACTGGCCGTAGTACTTCGCCTCGTCCCGCGCCTTCTCGCTCCAGACCCCCGTCATCAGGTAGTCCGCGCTCGTCTCCGGCGTCAGGAAGTTCATCGGCACCTGAGCGAACTGCTGCGAGGCGCCCCCTTGCAGGAACAACACCTGGTGCGTCGAGGGGATGCCCAACAGCTCGGTCAGCAGGGAAATGGCCTCGTTGTGGACGGCCTCGTACTCCTTGCCCCGATGGCTGTGCTCCATGATGGACATTCCGGTCCCCTGGAAGTCGAGCAGCTCTTCCCGGGCTCGCTCCAAGGCCGGCTGGGGTAGACCGGCAGGACCGGCATTGAAGTTGATGACGCGCATGGCTGTGTCCTTTTAGGAAGGGAACCGCACCGCCATTCTCTCCGACCGGCCTCCCAGGGCCAGTCAGAAGCGCACACAGTGTGCGGCACAGAGCGTGTGGCCGGCAGGGCATTGCGGAGGTCTGGAGGTCAGGTGGGTTCCTCGGAGGAACTGGCACAGTGGGTTCGGCGGGCCGCCGGTGGGGATGCGTCCGCCTTCGGTGAGCTGTACCGGCGCACAAGGCCCCAGGTGGCCCGGCTGACCGCCGGGTTCGCCACGCTGGACGCAGATGAGGTGGAAGACGTGATTCAGGAGACCTACGTCCGAGCGTTCAAGGCGCTCCCCCGGCTCAAGGACGCCACGGCGTTCGAGGCGTGGCTCCTGGCCATTGCCCGCAACCGGGCCCGCACCCGCCTGGAGCGCAAGAGCCACCTGCGGCGAATGGAAGAGGAGACCCCGGATCCCCAGCCCGAGGCCGTCCCTCCCCTCCCCGAGGCCCTCCAGGTGGAGCGGGACATTGCCGAGGTGCGTCAGCTCATCGCCGAGCTGCCCGAGGGCGAGGAAAAGAAGACCGTCCAGCTCTTCTACTTGGAGGGAGAGCTGTCCGCGCGGGAGATCGCCGAGAAGCTCGGCGTCGGCAAGAGCGCGGTGACCATGCGCCTGGAACGGTTCAGGGCGCGCATCAAGCGGAAGCTGCTCCAGCGCGTGCTCGCCGGACGGTGGGAGTGATGTCATGAAGCACCTCGATGCGCAGGCGCTCAGCGCGCTCGCCGCCAAGGACCCCGAGGCGGTGGCCTACTTCCGGGAGCACCTGGCCTCCCCCTGTGACACCTGCGAGGAGTTCCTTGCCCAGTCCACCACCGATGGCCTCGATGGCCAGGTCGACGCCCTCCTGCTCGCCCTCGCTCCTCGCAAGGCCGCCGCCCACGACGAAGTGGGCTGGATGCGCCTCAAGCGACGCCTGCGCACTTCTGCCCACGCCGGGCGCTGGGTCGGCGCGGCCGCGGCGCTGGCAGCCTGTCTGCTGGCGGTGGTGCTGGTACCC
Encoded proteins:
- a CDS encoding Dps family protein, which codes for MMASVQGQGRKGAGWKSTDGDQASPILRQRGKVLQRAGTLRKLPLGLSEEAKADSVARLNQVLVDTIVLRDMYKKHHWQTSGATFYQLHLLFDKHYEEQAELVDALAERIQLLGGVSLGMPHDVAELSKIERPPRDVEEPAVQLSRLLEAHEYILRQSREAARRASELGDEGTNDLLVSEVVRVNEMQVWFVSEHLVDVPLVTADQETAATSVASADVEPKRGEAPTSV
- a CDS encoding trypsin-like serine protease, encoding MSRRYARREATLGLMLFLSLAGGCVSGEAATGMAADGPLGLGLVSPSRDEFGLSGGIEDAENRFRSAVQIEIGSGLCSGVLIARRLVLTAAHCFCWPSGPSVRSMDKTACKKNVVVESVLYRSREGVEPWVDRTGGTVVVHEGFRSELDVAGGRLFVKSKVADLAVIYLEKELANTSWDNKLREAEVLLNDEVTVVGYGAVADEPALKGIRRFGSNVVAELRLSNDRKGREIRFRFPGAHTHRGDSGGPCFLEEKGTRYLVGINGGYVSQGATESWFTSTSSYRDWIAKQIEEAKKRETS
- a CDS encoding trypsin-like serine peptidase, with the translated sequence MLHPSPGRGLMPQPRMSRAAYTLFFAVMAALGLGAAGCKSKTEEPASEDSLPEQLMVEEGLPDATEQLRETGVLERDMDPYAGEMDDRNRYVATVMIAKGNPLDSVECSGVLVSPHLVLTAGSCVCSPHSVETPGTIEKTLIDSSACAKRVGVATAIYGEVLDKQYKETATQVKFQLYQGEVRPHPDLELRLDARGAVVSSKADLAAIVLDTPVAAGHSGVPLADAEVQSNEALVMAGHVRNTPQAIGGFMRVRYSRRVQVQSVSLEGRILYEQQGALLYNGYMGGPCFREKGTARALVGIASVDSDEQPSFTSTYVFRGWLAAEMRRAAGRSGTPSGNSKKKE
- a CDS encoding chalcone isomerase family protein; this translates as MKATLSALVLSLTLALPALAKEKEVAGVKFPDTVSVEGKELKLNGAGLRTKAIFKVYAAALYVETVSQDAAQVISSDQTKRVRMVMLRDLEKAKITDAIADGIEKNSKAALPALKDRLEKLKGAVPDLKKGDDLTITYVPGKGTQVQSKAGEALTLEGKDFADALFGVWLGAKPVDDDLKDGMLGKED
- the serC gene encoding 3-phosphoserine/phosphohydroxythreonine transaminase, producing the protein MRVINFNAGPAGLPQPALERAREELLDFQGTGMSIMEHSHRGKEYEAVHNEAISLLTELLGIPSTHQVLFLQGGASQQFAQVPMNFLTPETSADYLMTGVWSEKARDEAKYYGQSRIAATTINADKRYTRVPKQEEMQLDPAAAYVHMTSNNTIYGTQWHTFPEVGSVPLIADMSSDLLWKPIDVSKFAMIYAGAQKNVGPSGIVLVIIDKGFMAKGSTNIPKIFRYSTYAENNSLYNTPPTFSIYLCRNVLAWIKSVGGLPQLERWNREKGELLYGMIDRHADFFRAPVEKGSRSYMNGVFRLPTEALDETFVAEAKKAGMVGLKGYRSVGGIRVSMYNAVTVDNVKTLVAFMEQFVKKHG
- a CDS encoding RNA polymerase sigma factor, giving the protein MGSSEELAQWVRRAAGGDASAFGELYRRTRPQVARLTAGFATLDADEVEDVIQETYVRAFKALPRLKDATAFEAWLLAIARNRARTRLERKSHLRRMEEETPDPQPEAVPPLPEALQVERDIAEVRQLIAELPEGEEKKTVQLFYLEGELSAREIAEKLGVGKSAVTMRLERFRARIKRKLLQRVLAGRWE